The following coding sequences lie in one Nitratireductor mangrovi genomic window:
- a CDS encoding SDR family NAD(P)-dependent oxidoreductase: MKRALVTGGAGGLGAALVADLAARGYAVVSVDRAESGTGECVSRIVCDLAERSEVDRALPMIADAGPFDVVVLNAGVSATGRFESVPAEAYRRLMTVNAETPMLMAARLVNAGAVRHLCFVSSLSHFTGYPGAAVYAASKDALAIYATSVRKPFARRRVSVTLACPGPLRTDHAARHAPAGADESRRLAPEAAARQILDATLAGRRLVVPGENARLFALAGRLAPAAVTRQMRRLIFERLEKEVW, encoded by the coding sequence GTGAAGCGGGCGCTGGTCACCGGCGGCGCGGGCGGCCTGGGTGCGGCCCTTGTCGCGGACCTTGCCGCGCGCGGCTACGCGGTGGTGTCGGTCGACCGCGCCGAGAGCGGCACCGGGGAATGTGTGAGCCGGATCGTCTGCGACCTTGCCGAACGTTCCGAGGTCGATCGGGCGCTGCCGATGATCGCCGATGCCGGACCGTTCGACGTCGTCGTCCTCAATGCCGGCGTCAGCGCCACCGGCCGCTTCGAAAGCGTGCCGGCCGAGGCCTATCGGCGGCTGATGACGGTCAATGCCGAGACGCCGATGCTGATGGCGGCCCGACTCGTTAACGCCGGCGCGGTGCGGCATCTCTGCTTCGTGTCGTCGCTCTCACATTTCACCGGCTATCCGGGAGCCGCGGTCTATGCGGCCTCCAAGGACGCGCTTGCGATCTATGCCACGAGCGTGAGGAAACCGTTCGCACGGCGCCGCGTCTCGGTGACGCTTGCCTGTCCCGGCCCGCTGCGGACGGACCACGCCGCCCGCCACGCGCCGGCGGGCGCCGACGAAAGCCGGCGGCTGGCGCCCGAGGCCGCGGCGCGGCAGATCCTTGACGCGACCCTTGCCGGGCGGCGGCTGGTCGTGCCGGGCGAAAACGCGCGGCTCTTCGCGCTTGCCGGGCGGCTGGCCCCG